The Thiorhodovibrio litoralis genome includes a window with the following:
- a CDS encoding potassium channel family protein — protein MFKTHRRNQTTSGFVRDSEPKARPMRFAILLFSLLVLAGASGFATTGIGELVGNIAASAVLLAGLASMYRKRILLIVGCVLLVPALAARWTFFWLQASALAPVSILFSLLFTAFNAGALFVYIQRRGSPTNDTVYGGICVYILLGYCFALVFMLLETFSPGPFYYAHAAPVGHDQVQGQLIYFSFVTLTTVGFGDITPLTQPAKSLAMIEAVVGPMFVAVFLARLVGIRTSSH, from the coding sequence ATGTTCAAAACTCATCGCCGGAATCAAACAACCAGCGGTTTCGTGCGCGACTCCGAGCCCAAGGCGCGTCCGATGCGTTTCGCCATCCTGCTCTTCAGTCTGCTTGTTCTCGCTGGTGCCAGCGGCTTTGCGACCACTGGCATCGGCGAACTAGTTGGAAACATCGCTGCATCAGCCGTCCTGCTCGCCGGGCTGGCCTCGATGTACCGCAAGAGAATTCTGCTCATTGTCGGCTGCGTGCTTTTGGTGCCAGCACTTGCCGCCCGCTGGACCTTTTTCTGGCTTCAGGCCTCGGCGCTGGCACCAGTATCCATCCTGTTCTCGCTGCTCTTTACCGCCTTTAACGCGGGCGCGCTCTTCGTCTACATCCAGCGCCGCGGATCACCAACCAACGACACGGTTTACGGCGGCATCTGCGTCTACATCCTGCTCGGCTACTGCTTTGCTCTGGTGTTTATGTTGCTGGAGACATTTTCACCAGGCCCCTTCTATTACGCGCATGCAGCCCCGGTTGGCCACGACCAGGTCCAGGGTCAACTGATCTATTTTAGCTTCGTCACCCTGACCACCGTCGGCTTCGGCGACATCACACCATTGACGCAGCCGGCAAAGTCGTTGGCGATGATCGAGGCCGTTGTCGGACCGATGTTCGTTGCCGTATTCCTCGCCCGCCTGGTTGGCATCCGGACCTCGAGCCATTAG
- a CDS encoding trimeric intracellular cation channel family protein — MDPDIDAGYMAATFPSTKSAIFLLHRGADHIWYLLFPYIDGFGAALFAIQTVDKSWAMDFGRPLAPIILGIVTAIGGGLLRDVLAGRQTLLITRELYATPVLIGCTLYVALLAWVPDHRSAAAIGCIGIIFALRAAAIRWDLTVPHWLMTKAKSG, encoded by the coding sequence ATGGATCCCGATATCGATGCCGGATATATGGCTGCAACGTTTCCTTCTACCAAATCAGCAATTTTCCTCTTGCATCGCGGGGCGGATCATATATGGTACCTTTTATTTCCTTACATCGACGGCTTCGGCGCCGCCTTGTTTGCGATTCAGACCGTCGACAAGTCCTGGGCCATGGACTTCGGTCGCCCGCTCGCCCCGATCATTCTGGGCATCGTCACGGCCATTGGCGGCGGTCTGCTCAGGGACGTACTGGCGGGCCGCCAGACGCTCTTGATAACGCGCGAGCTTTATGCAACACCAGTGCTGATTGGCTGCACCCTCTACGTTGCGCTGCTAGCCTGGGTCCCGGACCATCGATCTGCCGCAGCAATCGGCTGCATCGGCATCATCTTCGCGCTGCGCGCGGCTGCGATTCGCTGGGACTTAACCGTGCCCCATTGGTTGATGACAAAGGCAAAGTCCGGTTGA
- a CDS encoding DUF4338 domain-containing protein: MDQAIPSRLCGRPFNETDLARIRQEIALAQPPLRAEIARRVCRALEWTDIQGRPKLMSARVGLLRLHRAGLIVLPPPTCGNGNGRRFVPRPESRPEPIPVSVPLRALSGLRLARVDDRRASQLWNGLIERYHYLGYSPLPGAQLRYLIQWDGGLLGAIGFGAAAWKVAARDRWIGWTPAQRQAHLGRVLNNARFLILPWVQVKHLASKVLSLAARQVSVDFPARYGERLVLLETFVETPRFAGTCYRAANWHDLGETTGRGKCDRTHRAALPRKAIYVYPLAADFRAALGVVA; encoded by the coding sequence ATGGACCAAGCGATTCCAAGCCGTTTATGTGGGCGCCCTTTCAACGAGACCGACTTAGCGCGCATTCGCCAGGAGATCGCGCTGGCGCAGCCGCCGCTGCGCGCGGAGATCGCTCGGCGGGTGTGCCGCGCGCTGGAGTGGACCGATATCCAAGGCCGCCCCAAGCTCATGAGTGCCCGGGTGGGACTGCTGCGGTTGCATCGTGCCGGGCTCATTGTGCTGCCGCCACCGACCTGCGGCAATGGCAATGGGCGGCGCTTCGTCCCGCGCCCCGAGTCCCGGCCCGAACCGATCCCAGTGTCCGTCCCGCTGCGCGCGCTCAGCGGCTTGCGCCTGGCGCGCGTTGATGATCGAAGGGCCTCGCAATTATGGAACGGCCTGATCGAGCGCTACCACTACCTCGGCTACAGTCCCCTGCCTGGTGCGCAGCTGCGCTACCTGATCCAGTGGGATGGCGGTCTGCTCGGCGCCATCGGCTTTGGCGCGGCGGCCTGGAAAGTCGCTGCCCGCGACCGCTGGATTGGCTGGACGCCCGCGCAGCGCCAAGCACACCTGGGACGGGTGCTCAACAACGCCCGCTTCCTCATCCTGCCCTGGGTGCAGGTCAAACACCTCGCCTCCAAGGTGCTGTCCTTGGCCGCGCGGCAAGTCAGTGTCGACTTTCCCGCCCGCTATGGCGAGCGTCTGGTGCTGCTGGAGACCTTTGTCGAGACCCCACGCTTTGCCGGGACCTGTTACCGTGCCGCCAACTGGCACGACTTGGGCGAAACCACCGGGCGCGGCAAGTGCGACCGCACCCATCGGGCCGCGCTGCCGCGCAAGGCGATCTATGTCTACCCGCTGGCGGCGGACTTCCGCGCCGCCCTGGGGGTGGTGGCATGA
- a CDS encoding IS4 family transposase — protein sequence MIALASELQDISLGDKRLNHRAQQVLETLGAKPTQSIPGACNGWYETRAAYRFFDHPTVTAEQILAPHFACTEERLREHPRVLCIQDTSELDYTTKKGIVGLGPLNFESRYGMYIHPTLAVTPERLALGLLDLHTFVREPGSLGQDKDSRRPLEEKESVRWVDGYARVNALAEELSDTRLTYVADREGDIYDLFVEAPIPENSADWLVRVQHRDRCLADGRKLNEALDAAAVLTEITFERPATKGAKARQVKQEIKVVRVTLKAPWRPDRTLPDVTVTALLATEVNPPAGEEPLNWLLLTNLAVQSAEEAIETLSWYLCRWQVEIFFRILKSGCRIEELQLETRERLEPALALYMIIAWRVLYLTMLGRECPELPCDAVFAEEEWKAVYLVTQKQAPPEQPPSLDTMVRMVASLGGFLNRKSDGFPGPKTLWIGLQRIPDFVMALEAYRSVRDSYG from the coding sequence ATGATCGCGCTGGCCTCTGAACTGCAGGACATCTCTCTGGGCGACAAGCGCCTGAATCATCGCGCCCAACAGGTGCTTGAAACCCTCGGCGCCAAGCCGACACAAAGTATTCCCGGGGCTTGCAACGGTTGGTATGAGACCCGGGCCGCCTATCGCTTTTTCGATCATCCCACGGTCACCGCCGAGCAGATCCTCGCACCCCATTTTGCTTGTACCGAAGAACGTCTGCGCGAGCATCCGCGGGTGCTGTGTATCCAAGATACCAGCGAGCTGGACTATACAACCAAAAAAGGCATTGTCGGTCTTGGGCCACTGAACTTTGAGAGCCGCTATGGGATGTACATCCATCCCACCTTGGCGGTCACGCCCGAGCGCCTCGCGCTGGGGCTGCTGGATTTGCACACTTTTGTGCGCGAGCCCGGTAGCCTGGGCCAGGACAAAGACTCGCGCCGCCCACTGGAGGAGAAAGAAAGCGTGCGCTGGGTCGATGGCTACGCGCGCGTCAATGCGCTGGCCGAGGAACTGAGCGACACGCGCTTGACCTATGTTGCCGATCGCGAGGGCGACATCTACGACCTGTTTGTTGAAGCGCCCATCCCCGAGAACAGCGCCGATTGGCTGGTACGGGTGCAGCATCGCGACCGCTGCTTGGCCGATGGCAGAAAGCTCAATGAGGCCCTGGACGCCGCTGCGGTGCTCACCGAGATCACCTTCGAGCGTCCCGCCACCAAGGGGGCCAAAGCACGCCAGGTCAAGCAGGAGATCAAGGTGGTGCGCGTGACCCTGAAGGCACCCTGGCGCCCGGATCGCACCTTGCCCGATGTCACGGTCACGGCCTTGCTCGCCACCGAGGTCAATCCACCCGCCGGCGAGGAGCCACTCAACTGGCTGTTGCTGACCAATCTGGCGGTGCAGAGCGCCGAGGAGGCCATCGAGACGCTCTCCTGGTATCTTTGCAGGTGGCAAGTGGAGATTTTTTTCCGGATCTTAAAAAGTGGCTGCCGCATCGAGGAGCTGCAGCTCGAGACGCGCGAGCGCCTGGAGCCGGCGCTCGCTTTGTACATGATCATCGCGTGGCGGGTGCTGTACCTGACCATGCTCGGGCGCGAGTGCCCGGAGTTGCCTTGCGATGCGGTCTTTGCCGAGGAGGAATGGAAGGCGGTCTATCTGGTCACCCAGAAACAAGCGCCACCCGAGCAGCCGCCCTCGCTCGATACCATGGTGCGCATGGTCGCCTCCCTGGGCGGCTTTCTCAACCGCAAATCCGATGGGTTCCCGGGACCGAAGACGCTCTGGATTGGGTTGCAGCGCATCCCCGATTTTGTCATGGCGCTGGAGGCTTACCGCAGCGTCAGGGATAGTTATGGGTAA
- a CDS encoding type II toxin-antitoxin system RelE/ParE family toxin — protein MKPYVLSEAAEEDLLQIYIAGATEFGLDQARRYHQRLHQACEFLAENPLAAPERSELSPACRIHPAGSHIVIYRIRKYDIFILRVRHGREDWTNPG, from the coding sequence GTGAAGCCTTACGTCCTCAGTGAAGCGGCCGAAGAAGACTTGCTCCAGATTTACATCGCAGGCGCGACCGAATTCGGTCTCGACCAAGCCAGGCGCTATCACCAACGGCTGCATCAGGCATGCGAATTTTTAGCAGAAAACCCTCTTGCCGCGCCAGAGCGGTCAGAGTTGAGTCCTGCGTGCCGCATTCATCCTGCTGGATCACATATCGTAATCTACAGGATTCGCAAGTATGACATTTTCATCCTGCGCGTGCGTCATGGGCGAGAGGACTGGACAAATCCTGGTTGA
- a CDS encoding type II toxin-antitoxin system ParD family antitoxin, producing the protein MNLSLPDTMIAWIDECSRSGQYSDGSEYVRELIRRDQERTAKIARVQALIDEAGARREGRRSMQDIEAEALARLAAPQ; encoded by the coding sequence ATGAATCTATCTTTACCGGATACGATGATCGCTTGGATCGATGAATGCTCCCGCTCCGGTCAATACAGCGACGGTAGCGAGTATGTGCGCGAGTTAATTCGGCGCGATCAGGAGCGCACCGCAAAAATTGCACGGGTGCAAGCGTTGATCGATGAAGCAGGCGCGCGCAGAGAAGGACGGCGTTCCATGCAGGATATTGAGGCCGAAGCGCTTGCGAGGCTAGCTGCGCCACAGTGA
- a CDS encoding trimeric intracellular cation channel family protein, translated as MAGITAFAVTAVLVLAPKGIDLFSAIVLGIITAVGGGTIRDLILDVPVFWSVDLNYLWVAIGASLVTFFAESLLTRREIFRLMLYIDGFGAALFAIQTVDKSLAMDFGRPLAPVILGIVTAIGGGLLRDVLAGRQTLLMTRELYATPVLIGCTLYVALLTWVPDHRSAAAIGCIGAIFALRAAAIRWDLTVPHWLMTKAKSG; from the coding sequence ATGGCGGGCATTACCGCCTTTGCCGTCACGGCGGTGCTTGTCCTCGCACCCAAGGGCATCGATCTATTCAGCGCCATTGTGCTTGGCATTATCACTGCGGTCGGTGGCGGCACCATCAGGGATCTGATCCTCGATGTGCCAGTCTTCTGGTCCGTCGATCTTAACTACCTGTGGGTCGCCATCGGTGCAAGCCTTGTCACTTTCTTCGCTGAGTCGCTCTTAACGCGACGAGAGATCTTTCGTCTGATGCTTTACATCGACGGCTTCGGCGCCGCCTTGTTCGCGATTCAGACCGTCGATAAGTCCTTGGCCATGGACTTCGGTCGCCCGCTCGCACCAGTTATTCTGGGCATTGTCACGGCCATTGGCGGCGGTCTGCTCAGGGACGTGCTGGCGGGTCGCCAGACGCTCTTGATGACCCGCGAGCTTTATGCAACACCAGTGCTGATTGGCTGCACTCTCTACGTTGCGCTGCTGACCTGGGTCCCGGACCATCGATCTGCCGCCGCAATCGGCTGCATCGGCGCCATCTTCGCCCTGCGCGCGGCTGCGATTCGCTGGGACTTAACTGTGCCCCATTGGTTGATGACGAAGGCAAAATCCGGTTGA
- a CDS encoding YkgJ family cysteine cluster protein yields the protein MPTADPADPADPAKPTNPARIKCANCPAACCRLEVPSVGDFDIPDYLTESDDGGFTRMRRLEDGWCAALDRTQMNCGIYARRPLACRELEMGGPDCLAEQARL from the coding sequence TTGCCGACTGCCGACCCCGCCGATCCCGCCGATCCCGCTAAGCCTACCAACCCCGCGCGGATCAAGTGCGCTAACTGCCCGGCCGCCTGCTGCCGGCTTGAAGTCCCGAGTGTCGGCGATTTCGACATACCGGACTATCTCACCGAGTCCGACGACGGCGGCTTCACGCGCATGCGCCGCCTCGAGGACGGCTGGTGCGCAGCCTTGGACCGCACGCAGATGAACTGCGGGATCTATGCTCGGCGCCCCCTGGCCTGCCGCGAACTGGAGATGGGCGGGCCCGACTGCCTGGCGGAACAGGCACGCTTGTAG